One Edaphobacter flagellatus genomic region harbors:
- a CDS encoding septum formation initiator family protein, whose protein sequence is MATTALAGQQIGMMGKAAVKPQRRTQSLAERNHELFEAQRKARRGPTPEVFFAKHIDNTRLVKADDPERRREMRQFAVAMSMLFVLVMVYVWQHFLAIEIGYKVEAQKQQVEQLREENRQLRLTEAQLTDPERIDKIAKQLGLDAPQPGQVVRPDGSLLPAGAVVAQSNALALVAQ, encoded by the coding sequence ATGGCGACAACAGCGTTAGCAGGACAACAGATTGGCATGATGGGAAAGGCGGCCGTGAAGCCGCAGCGCCGTACCCAGTCGTTGGCTGAGCGCAATCATGAGCTGTTCGAAGCGCAGCGCAAGGCGCGCCGCGGCCCCACGCCCGAGGTCTTCTTCGCTAAGCACATCGACAACACACGGCTGGTGAAGGCCGATGATCCGGAGCGCCGCCGCGAGATGCGGCAGTTTGCTGTGGCGATGAGCATGCTCTTCGTACTCGTAATGGTCTATGTCTGGCAGCACTTCCTCGCTATCGAGATTGGCTATAAGGTTGAGGCGCAGAAGCAGCAGGTGGAGCAGCTGCGCGAAGAGAACCGCCAGCTTCGGTTGACGGAAGCTCAGCTCACCGATCCGGAGCGCATCGACAAGATCGCCAAGCAGCTTGGACTCGACGCACCGCAACCCGGACAGGTTGTGCGCCCCGATGGAAGCCTGCTTCCCGCCGGTGCTGTCGTTGCTCAATCGAATGCTCTTGCTCTGGTTGCTCAGTAG
- the rsmH gene encoding 16S rRNA (cytosine(1402)-N(4))-methyltransferase RsmH, whose product MSKPQHVPVLFDEVLEYLNVRQGSVIADATLGLAGHSSEIARRLGSKGTLIGFDRDPEAMALATARLEELHKELGSEMPEVRLIPKAFSEAANEIASASLDGLLADFGVSSLQLDAPHRGFSFRADAPLDMRMDTRTEETAEQVVNQADEEDLANLIYEFGEERRSRRIARAIVRARPITTTAELARVVSAAAPSMKGDKIHPATRTFQALRIRVNDELGEIRTLLESAPSLLKPGGRLVLISFHSLEDRLVKDAFREAGRNGVYEVLTKKPVVAGEDEERRNPRARSAKLRAAIRV is encoded by the coding sequence ATGAGCAAACCGCAGCATGTGCCGGTTCTTTTCGATGAAGTTTTGGAGTACCTGAATGTGCGGCAAGGCAGTGTTATAGCCGATGCCACGCTCGGGCTTGCGGGCCACTCCTCGGAGATTGCGAGGAGGCTCGGGTCGAAGGGCACGTTGATCGGATTCGATCGCGATCCGGAGGCGATGGCATTAGCCACGGCAAGGCTCGAGGAGCTTCACAAGGAGCTTGGATCGGAGATGCCCGAGGTTCGGTTGATTCCGAAGGCGTTTTCGGAGGCAGCGAACGAGATTGCGTCAGCGAGTCTGGATGGTCTACTGGCCGACTTCGGCGTCAGCAGTCTGCAGTTGGACGCGCCGCACAGAGGATTCAGTTTTCGAGCCGACGCTCCTTTGGATATGCGCATGGATACGCGCACAGAGGAGACGGCCGAGCAGGTGGTAAATCAGGCGGACGAGGAAGATCTCGCCAACCTGATTTACGAATTCGGAGAGGAAAGGAGGTCGCGGAGAATCGCCAGAGCCATTGTGAGGGCCCGGCCGATTACGACGACGGCGGAATTAGCCAGAGTGGTATCGGCCGCGGCCCCATCAATGAAAGGTGACAAGATTCATCCGGCGACACGGACCTTTCAAGCGCTTCGAATTCGAGTGAATGACGAGCTGGGAGAGATCAGGACGCTGCTTGAGAGCGCGCCATCTCTGCTAAAGCCGGGAGGGAGGCTGGTGTTGATCAGCTTCCACTCCTTGGAAGACCGGCTCGTGAAAGATGCATTCCGTGAGGCAGGGCGCAACGGAGTGTATGAGGTGTTGACGAAGAAGCCGGTCGTAGCCGGTGAAGACGAAGAGAGACGGAACCCGCGAGCAAGAAGCGCAAAGCTGCGGGCAGCAATAAGAGTTTGA
- a CDS encoding division/cell wall cluster transcriptional repressor MraZ has product MFRGNHPTRVDEKGRLKLPADFKRRVDELYGPQFYITSKDGKRAEIYPMKEWEKIEEKLAAIPSMNPAKKKFLDVTNYYGQMAEMDAQGRLLLPQILRESANVVGDVVVLGSQTFLEVVNHDSFKAELQAQPMTEADQAVLADFGL; this is encoded by the coding sequence ATGTTTCGGGGAAATCACCCAACACGCGTTGATGAGAAAGGGAGATTGAAGCTCCCTGCCGACTTCAAGCGCCGGGTCGATGAGCTCTACGGGCCTCAGTTCTACATCACCAGCAAGGACGGGAAGCGGGCGGAGATTTACCCGATGAAGGAGTGGGAAAAGATCGAGGAGAAACTGGCCGCGATCCCCTCCATGAACCCGGCCAAAAAGAAGTTTCTGGACGTGACGAACTACTACGGCCAGATGGCAGAGATGGATGCGCAGGGGCGGTTGTTATTGCCGCAGATCCTGCGGGAGTCGGCAAATGTGGTGGGAGACGTCGTGGTTTTGGGTTCGCAGACGTTTCTTGAGGTCGTCAATCACGATTCGTTCAAGGCCGAGCTGCAGGCTCAGCCGATGACCGAGGCCGATCAGGCAGTACTGGCAGATTTTGGTTTGTAA
- a CDS encoding DUF2127 domain-containing protein — protein MQSEFTTEHGWIEMPIAQESAAGAVHHHDRGLMLIGLFKLGKALLFFALGVGAIHLLHKDLADEVLKLAAALKFDQESKFINLLLEKVDLIDAHRLKQIGFATFAYSALALTEGIGLMLEKVWAEYLTLILTVSFLPWELFELARHPNWFRLSLLVINLAVLWYLLWLLRKKRVEKQSAAAPIG, from the coding sequence ATGCAGAGCGAATTCACAACAGAGCACGGATGGATTGAGATGCCGATCGCGCAGGAAAGTGCAGCGGGGGCGGTGCATCATCACGACCGTGGCCTAATGCTGATCGGTCTCTTCAAGCTGGGCAAAGCATTGCTCTTCTTCGCCCTGGGCGTTGGTGCGATCCATCTGCTTCATAAGGATCTTGCCGACGAGGTGTTGAAGCTCGCTGCCGCGCTGAAGTTCGACCAGGAGAGCAAGTTCATCAACCTGCTGCTGGAGAAGGTCGATCTGATCGATGCACACCGGCTGAAGCAGATTGGCTTCGCAACGTTCGCTTATTCGGCTCTCGCGCTCACCGAAGGCATTGGGTTGATGCTGGAAAAGGTCTGGGCTGAATACCTGACCCTGATCCTCACCGTGTCGTTCCTGCCATGGGAGCTCTTTGAATTAGCGCGCCATCCTAACTGGTTCCGCCTGAGCCTGCTGGTGATCAACCTCGCCGTGCTCTGGTATCTGCTCTGGCTGCTCCGCAAGAAGCGGGTAGAAAAACAGTCAGCAGCAGCCCCTATTGGATAG
- the dxs gene encoding 1-deoxy-D-xylulose-5-phosphate synthase → MNGILSRIKSPDDVKRLSTVELERLAEEIRERLITGVAKTGGHIGPNLGVVELTIALHYVFDTPTDSFVFDVSHQAYVHKLLTGRENRFHTIRQPDGLNGFMLRTESEHDSYGAGHAGTALSAALGMAVARDLAGGNENIIALAGDAAFTNGISFEALNNIAVQTRRMIVVLNDNDWSIDKNVGAIAEYFHKLTANPTFSHLHDKAAGLIERFGGKAVRHVARKAEEAAKGLIGPGMLFEEFGLSYYGPIDGHNLPLLIETFRFLKQQNKPVVLHAITQKGKGFQPAMEKQKKFHGLGPYDPESGETKSAGQKTYSEIFAESLSKLADKNDKVVAITAAMPNGTALDLFRPHHPKRYFDVGIAEEHAVIFAAGMATKGYKPFCAIYSTFLQRAFDPIVHDVALQNLPVVFCMDRGGLSGDDGPTHHGLFDISYLRCIPNIIHMVPKDEDELQDMMYTAMLHEGPSAIRYPRGTGPGVTPKAQPVALEIGKAEIVSDPGRTDVAIFGLGAMLPEAMRLKEMLEHEGFAAAVINPRFAKPIDKDCVSNFASRAGLIITLEDHVLAGGFGSAVMEALSDLEQTTPVVRIGWPDTFIEHGKPDALRIRYGLTAEAALEKARPYLSRMMEQVLARHS, encoded by the coding sequence ATGAACGGGATCTTAAGCAGAATTAAATCACCAGATGATGTGAAGCGACTCTCTACCGTGGAGTTGGAGAGGCTCGCCGAAGAGATTCGCGAACGCCTGATTACGGGAGTCGCTAAGACAGGCGGCCATATCGGTCCGAATCTCGGCGTCGTGGAGCTGACTATTGCGCTCCATTACGTCTTCGATACGCCTACTGACAGTTTTGTCTTCGACGTCAGCCATCAGGCCTACGTCCACAAGCTGCTAACCGGACGCGAGAATCGCTTTCATACCATTCGGCAGCCCGATGGCCTGAATGGCTTTATGCTTCGCACCGAGAGTGAGCACGACAGCTACGGCGCAGGACATGCAGGCACGGCACTGTCGGCAGCCCTGGGTATGGCTGTGGCCCGCGATCTTGCAGGCGGCAACGAAAACATTATTGCGCTGGCAGGCGACGCTGCATTTACCAACGGAATCTCCTTCGAGGCGCTGAACAATATCGCCGTGCAGACGCGCCGGATGATCGTTGTGCTGAACGATAACGACTGGTCGATCGACAAGAATGTCGGTGCCATCGCCGAATATTTTCATAAGCTCACTGCCAACCCAACCTTCAGCCATCTGCACGATAAGGCTGCTGGCCTGATCGAAAGGTTCGGAGGCAAAGCTGTCCGTCACGTTGCACGCAAAGCTGAAGAGGCCGCAAAAGGCTTGATCGGCCCCGGCATGCTCTTCGAGGAGTTTGGCCTCAGCTATTACGGCCCCATCGACGGTCACAATCTGCCTCTGCTGATCGAGACCTTCCGCTTCCTCAAGCAGCAGAATAAGCCCGTCGTGCTGCACGCCATCACGCAGAAGGGTAAAGGCTTCCAGCCTGCGATGGAGAAACAGAAGAAGTTCCACGGGTTAGGGCCGTACGATCCCGAGTCTGGTGAGACGAAATCTGCAGGTCAAAAGACGTACTCCGAGATCTTCGCCGAAAGCCTCTCGAAGCTCGCCGATAAAAACGACAAAGTCGTCGCTATTACGGCGGCCATGCCCAATGGCACGGCGCTCGATCTCTTCCGGCCACATCATCCGAAGCGTTACTTCGACGTCGGCATTGCCGAGGAGCACGCGGTCATCTTTGCGGCAGGCATGGCGACCAAGGGATACAAGCCTTTCTGCGCCATCTATTCGACCTTCCTGCAGCGCGCTTTCGATCCGATCGTGCACGACGTCGCGCTTCAGAATTTACCCGTCGTTTTCTGCATGGACCGCGGCGGTCTCAGCGGCGATGATGGCCCGACACATCACGGCTTGTTCGATATCAGCTACCTGCGCTGCATTCCGAACATCATCCACATGGTTCCCAAGGACGAGGATGAATTGCAGGACATGATGTATACCGCCATGCTGCATGAAGGTCCGTCCGCGATTCGCTATCCACGCGGCACCGGCCCCGGCGTTACACCGAAAGCACAGCCCGTCGCTCTTGAAATCGGCAAAGCCGAGATCGTCAGCGATCCCGGCCGCACGGACGTCGCCATCTTCGGCCTCGGCGCGATGCTTCCCGAAGCAATGCGCCTGAAGGAGATGCTCGAGCACGAAGGCTTTGCCGCCGCGGTTATTAATCCGCGCTTCGCTAAGCCCATCGACAAGGACTGCGTCAGCAACTTCGCCTCACGGGCCGGCCTCATCATCACACTTGAAGATCACGTTCTTGCCGGAGGTTTTGGCTCGGCCGTGATGGAGGCACTGAGTGATCTCGAGCAGACCACGCCCGTCGTGCGCATCGGTTGGCCTGACACCTTTATCGAACACGGCAAACCCGATGCGCTACGTATTCGCTATGGCCTGACTGCCGAGGCGGCGCTTGAGAAGGCACGGCCTTATCTCAGCCGCATGATGGAACAGGTCCTCGCGAGGCATTCCTGA
- a CDS encoding NIPSNAP family protein: MQRRNFLKAALATSAASFAATAEAQSSATNAREYYQLRKYLLRSGPQPKLADQFFSTALIPALNRLGLSPIGVFRVEFGPQTPTYYVLIPGTNLETVTNVDLLLAADNDFLKQAEPFWSAPAKEPPFERIESTLLKAFEGWPKLVAPAIKDPKAKRIFQLRTYESPSPADHVRKVEMFHHGEFKFFEKAGCGQVFYGDALVGPNLPKLTYMLSFPDMEALSAGWQRFGSDPDWKKLSSDPRYSFESIVSNVDSLILNPLPYSQI, from the coding sequence GTGCAGCGTAGAAATTTTCTCAAGGCCGCGCTTGCGACCTCAGCCGCTTCTTTTGCCGCAACTGCTGAAGCGCAGTCGTCGGCGACCAATGCGCGCGAATACTACCAGCTCCGCAAATATCTCCTGCGCAGCGGCCCCCAGCCTAAGCTGGCAGATCAATTTTTCTCCACCGCGCTGATTCCTGCGCTCAACCGGCTAGGTCTCTCGCCCATCGGAGTTTTTCGCGTCGAATTCGGCCCGCAGACACCGACGTACTATGTGCTGATCCCTGGCACCAATCTGGAGACAGTGACGAACGTCGACCTGCTGCTTGCAGCCGACAACGATTTCCTGAAGCAGGCCGAGCCGTTCTGGAGCGCCCCGGCAAAGGAGCCTCCATTTGAAAGGATCGAGAGCACACTGCTGAAAGCCTTCGAAGGCTGGCCGAAGCTTGTTGCTCCTGCCATTAAAGATCCCAAGGCGAAGCGCATCTTTCAGCTGCGTACTTACGAGAGTCCGTCACCTGCAGATCATGTTCGCAAGGTGGAGATGTTCCATCATGGCGAGTTCAAATTCTTTGAGAAGGCCGGCTGCGGACAGGTCTTCTATGGCGATGCGCTGGTGGGGCCGAACCTGCCCAAACTGACGTACATGCTTTCCTTTCCCGACATGGAAGCGTTGAGCGCAGGATGGCAGCGCTTTGGTTCCGATCCCGATTGGAAAAAGCTGTCCTCCGATCCGCGATATAGCTTCGAATCTATTGTCAGCAATGTCGACAGTCTGATTCTGAATCCTTTGCCTTACTCGCAAATCTAA
- a CDS encoding dicarboxylate/amino acid:cation symporter, giving the protein MTNQHTERTLIGAAIALFASGIILAVHSRAPHAAVVLRWTAVALLAFFAARRRTLTPWIFVAMIAGAELGFDAPHFAVSLRFLSDIFLRLIKTIVAPLILATLITGIAGHGDLKSVGRMGIKSLIYFEVLTTLALVVGLVAINISKAGVGLTMPAHVSAADVPQVPPPAHWQDFLVHVFPENLAKSVADGQILQVAVFAVIFGIALAGLSEKKRAPVLHLCESLSEVMFNFTNVVMYVAPIGVGAAMSYTVGHMGLGVLVNLGKLLLTIYGALVAFGLLVMLPVAMLFRVPVRRFLAAVAEPATIAFATATSEAALPRAMEAMEALGVPRRIVAFVIPAGYSFNLDGSTLHLAAASMFAAQAAGRHMSIGEQLMMMATLMLTSKGVAGVPRATLVILLATAATFGLPSEPIFVLLGVDALADMARTTVNVVGNCLASVVVAKWEGEFGAEPVSETVIEGMAE; this is encoded by the coding sequence GTGACGAACCAACATACAGAACGCACCCTGATCGGTGCAGCAATAGCATTGTTCGCAAGCGGCATTATCCTGGCCGTGCACAGCCGCGCTCCCCACGCTGCGGTTGTGCTGCGCTGGACCGCTGTGGCGCTCCTTGCTTTCTTCGCCGCACGTCGCCGCACGCTGACCCCCTGGATCTTTGTCGCCATGATTGCCGGAGCGGAGCTCGGCTTCGACGCGCCTCACTTCGCTGTCTCGCTGCGTTTCCTCAGCGATATTTTCCTTCGTCTTATCAAGACGATTGTGGCGCCGCTGATTCTGGCCACGCTGATCACAGGCATTGCCGGGCACGGCGATCTCAAAAGCGTCGGGCGGATGGGCATCAAGAGCCTCATCTACTTCGAGGTCCTGACGACGCTGGCACTAGTCGTCGGTCTGGTCGCGATCAACATCAGCAAGGCGGGAGTCGGCCTCACCATGCCTGCCCATGTTTCGGCAGCGGATGTTCCGCAGGTTCCACCACCGGCGCACTGGCAGGACTTCCTCGTTCACGTCTTCCCGGAGAATCTCGCGAAGTCGGTTGCCGACGGCCAGATTCTGCAGGTGGCCGTCTTCGCTGTGATCTTTGGCATTGCTCTTGCCGGACTCAGCGAAAAAAAGCGAGCCCCTGTGCTTCACCTCTGCGAGAGCCTGAGCGAGGTGATGTTCAACTTCACCAACGTGGTGATGTATGTGGCTCCGATCGGGGTCGGCGCGGCGATGTCCTATACCGTCGGACACATGGGGCTTGGCGTACTGGTGAATCTCGGCAAGCTGCTGCTGACGATATACGGTGCGCTGGTGGCGTTCGGGCTGCTGGTGATGCTTCCGGTGGCGATGCTCTTCCGCGTTCCTGTGCGCAGGTTTCTGGCGGCAGTCGCGGAACCGGCGACGATTGCGTTTGCTACAGCGACCAGCGAGGCAGCGCTGCCTCGGGCGATGGAGGCGATGGAGGCGCTTGGGGTTCCACGGCGCATCGTTGCGTTCGTCATACCGGCAGGCTATAGCTTCAACCTCGATGGCTCGACGCTGCATCTTGCTGCTGCCAGCATGTTCGCCGCGCAGGCAGCCGGCCGGCACATGTCCATTGGCGAGCAGTTGATGATGATGGCGACCCTGATGCTGACCAGCAAAGGAGTGGCAGGCGTTCCACGCGCCACGCTTGTCATTCTGCTGGCGACTGCCGCGACCTTCGGGTTGCCCTCGGAGCCGATTTTCGTGCTGCTTGGTGTCGATGCGCTCGCCGACATGGCACGCACCACGGTCAATGTGGTGGGGAACTGCCTGGCTAGCGTTGTTGTCGCTAAGTGGGAGGGCGAGTTTGGTGCTGAACCCGTGAGCGAAACGGTGATCGAAGGCATGGCAGAGTAA
- a CDS encoding YybH family protein: MPGTENVKKIRSICALAFVMNLAGTVVCQMPSSSAAPTLSPLGQKPSIISPLAQPTLSPGVILLMELEGRFAQAVAAGGGKAFSDWFADDGVTLNNGQLPVLGRAAIAAKAQWDPKEYQLTWVPEGAQMGPSNDMGFTWGHYEGRSKDKSGQPIVISGRYMTVWKKMPDGNWKVALDASANEPAAAGECCVVPKP; encoded by the coding sequence ATGCCTGGAACCGAGAACGTCAAGAAGATCCGATCTATCTGCGCCTTAGCTTTCGTGATGAATCTCGCAGGCACAGTCGTCTGCCAGATGCCATCCAGCTCTGCTGCTCCTACGCTCAGCCCTCTGGGGCAGAAGCCATCCATCATCAGCCCGTTGGCGCAGCCCACCTTGTCACCTGGTGTGATTCTGCTGATGGAGCTTGAAGGGCGGTTCGCACAGGCCGTCGCCGCAGGTGGAGGCAAAGCCTTCTCTGACTGGTTTGCCGACGATGGTGTCACTTTGAATAACGGTCAACTTCCCGTTTTGGGAAGAGCAGCCATTGCAGCCAAGGCACAGTGGGACCCCAAAGAGTACCAGTTGACCTGGGTTCCTGAAGGCGCGCAGATGGGGCCATCCAACGATATGGGTTTCACGTGGGGGCATTACGAAGGCCGCTCAAAAGACAAGAGCGGACAGCCGATTGTGATCTCAGGCAGATACATGACGGTGTGGAAAAAGATGCCCGATGGAAACTGGAAAGTGGCCCTTGACGCAAGCGCGAACGAGCCTGCTGCAGCAGGCGAATGCTGTGTCGTTCCAAAACCTTAG
- a CDS encoding PAS domain S-box protein, which translates to MNALLVKDEALRNQALEQYEVVNPAIDPVLDEIVRLAAQLCSVPVAVVCLVTPDRLFLKARFGVEAGEVALGSLPCETTIQGDSVYEIPDARANPNYGPDGILLERRTYRFYAGAPLTTPAGINIGTLAVLDHMPRRLTEAQMDALGILSRQVIARLELNGRMRQMDRAARSQQRIESALTVERNFVSAVLDTVGALVAVFDTAGRIVRFNRACEVASGYDFATLVGRYTWDRLIPRHEIPEAIETFERLRNGPFPAAFENQWLNRDGSMRRIAWSATALKDAQDQVAFIIATGIDVTTQRVAEATLRESEARYRQLVEGSLGMVYTHDMKGRLQSINVHGAATIGRTVEQMIGAPLSRFVTADRRSGIEDYLKTIADTGEAQGMLYLEHTDGETRVVAYRNKLIESPGRAPYVLGFGVDITEQVRAEGRLRTLTRQSDSILESVGDGIYCIDLEGQATVVNAAAAQMLGYREEELLGRVLHGLIHHTKADGTPYPAEESPIRKSLSNFHTARVTDEVFWRKDGTSFPVEYIARPLIDTNTGEPGEGARAIGVVVAFTDTTERRALDKMKDEFISTVSHELRTPLTSLRGALGLLSGGALEARPEKSRQMLEIAINNTDRLVRLVNDILDLERISSGKSELHSTMVSAEDLLRKAVSTQQARTPKPNTRIFYAANGVSVWADPDRILQALDNLLSNAIKFSPPGGEVHLSARNLDDQEALFEVSDNGQGIAADKLEHIFERFHQGDASDTRTLGGTGLGLAICRSIINQHGGRIWATSTPGKGTTFHFTLPTRPKTNLL; encoded by the coding sequence ATGAACGCACTTTTAGTCAAAGACGAAGCGCTCCGGAACCAGGCCCTCGAGCAGTATGAGGTGGTCAATCCGGCGATCGATCCTGTGCTTGACGAGATCGTGCGTCTTGCTGCGCAGCTGTGTAGTGTTCCGGTCGCAGTTGTGTGTCTGGTGACGCCCGACCGGCTCTTCCTGAAGGCGCGTTTCGGCGTCGAAGCCGGAGAGGTTGCGTTGGGCAGTCTTCCCTGCGAGACGACCATTCAGGGGGACTCCGTGTATGAGATTCCGGATGCGCGAGCGAATCCCAACTATGGCCCCGACGGCATCCTGCTCGAGCGGCGCACGTATCGCTTTTATGCTGGAGCGCCGTTGACGACTCCGGCAGGTATTAACATTGGGACCCTTGCTGTACTCGATCACATGCCTCGCAGGTTGACCGAGGCGCAGATGGATGCGCTTGGCATTCTGAGCCGCCAGGTGATTGCACGGCTCGAGCTGAACGGTCGCATGCGGCAGATGGACCGCGCGGCGCGGTCACAGCAGAGGATTGAATCGGCGCTGACAGTGGAGCGCAACTTCGTCTCCGCCGTGCTCGACACGGTCGGCGCGCTGGTTGCTGTCTTCGATACGGCTGGACGCATCGTCCGTTTCAACCGTGCGTGTGAAGTGGCTTCCGGCTACGACTTCGCCACGCTGGTAGGCCGCTACACGTGGGACCGCCTGATTCCGCGGCATGAGATTCCTGAAGCGATCGAGACCTTTGAGCGGCTGCGCAACGGCCCGTTCCCTGCTGCGTTTGAGAACCAGTGGCTGAACCGCGATGGCAGCATGCGGCGCATTGCGTGGTCGGCCACGGCGCTGAAAGATGCGCAGGATCAGGTGGCTTTCATCATCGCTACCGGAATCGACGTTACGACACAGCGCGTCGCGGAAGCAACACTTCGCGAGAGTGAAGCGCGTTACAGGCAGCTGGTCGAAGGCTCGCTCGGCATGGTCTACACGCACGACATGAAGGGTCGTCTACAGTCGATCAACGTGCATGGCGCTGCGACGATTGGAAGGACCGTCGAACAGATGATCGGCGCCCCGCTTTCGCGGTTTGTAACAGCGGACCGTCGCAGCGGCATCGAAGATTATCTGAAGACCATCGCCGATACAGGCGAAGCGCAGGGCATGCTCTATCTCGAGCATACGGACGGCGAGACGCGCGTGGTTGCGTACCGCAACAAGCTGATCGAATCGCCGGGCCGCGCGCCATATGTGCTGGGCTTCGGCGTCGATATCACGGAGCAGGTGCGCGCTGAAGGCAGGTTGCGCACGCTGACGCGGCAGTCGGACTCGATCCTGGAGTCGGTCGGCGACGGCATCTACTGCATCGACCTGGAAGGGCAGGCGACGGTGGTAAACGCAGCGGCAGCGCAGATGCTGGGCTATCGCGAAGAGGAGTTGCTGGGCCGCGTGCTACACGGCCTGATCCATCACACGAAGGCGGATGGAACTCCGTATCCCGCCGAAGAGTCGCCGATTCGCAAGAGTCTTTCGAACTTCCATACAGCGCGCGTCACCGACGAGGTGTTCTGGCGCAAGGACGGTACAAGCTTTCCGGTGGAGTACATTGCACGTCCGCTGATTGATACGAACACGGGTGAGCCCGGTGAGGGGGCTCGCGCCATAGGGGTGGTTGTGGCATTTACCGATACAACAGAGCGCAGAGCGCTCGACAAGATGAAGGACGAGTTCATCTCGACGGTCTCGCATGAGCTGAGAACGCCATTGACCTCGTTGCGTGGGGCCCTTGGACTACTTTCAGGTGGGGCCCTGGAAGCACGTCCGGAGAAGTCGCGTCAGATGCTGGAGATTGCGATCAACAACACGGACCGGCTGGTCAGGCTGGTGAACGACATTCTGGATCTGGAGCGCATCTCGAGCGGTAAGAGCGAGCTGCACTCGACGATGGTGAGCGCGGAAGATCTGCTGCGCAAGGCAGTCAGCACGCAGCAGGCGCGTACGCCGAAGCCGAATACACGGATCTTCTACGCGGCCAACGGCGTGAGCGTGTGGGCCGATCCGGATCGCATCCTGCAGGCGCTGGATAACCTGCTGTCGAATGCGATCAAGTTTTCGCCTCCGGGCGGCGAGGTCCATTTGTCGGCGCGCAACCTGGACGATCAGGAGGCGCTGTTCGAGGTGAGCGACAACGGCCAAGGCATCGCCGCGGACAAGCTCGAACACATCTTCGAGCGGTTCCACCAGGGCGATGCATCGGACACGCGCACGCTGGGCGGAACAGGGCTTGGGCTGGCTATCTGCCGGAGCATCATCAATCAGCACGGCGGACGCATCTGGGCGACGAGCACTCCGGGTAAAGGGACGACGTTCCACTTCACGTTGCCGACGCGGCCCAAGACAAACCTGCTGTAG